The Dyadobacter sp. 676 DNA window AGGGCGGCCCGAACGTTTTCTATGCCGATTTTGGTGCCGGAGCGATGCTGTATTCGGACTGGTACTGGGCCGGAATTTCAGCGCATCACCTGAACAGGCCCAATCAGGCATTTTCAAGTCTGACCGAAGCACGTTTGCCGGTAAAGGCCAGCTTGCAGGCCGGTTTACGCATTCCGTTTGCGGGTTACACGTTCCTGGGCGACGAAATAGACAAGGAGAAGACAATTTCGCCGGCGATCATGTATAAAAAACAGGGAAAATATGATCAGTTCGATGCCGGGATGTATGTAACCGTCGAGCCGCTCGTGCTTGGTTTGTGGTACCGCGGGATTCCGTTCAAGAAATACGAGCAGAATATCAACAACCACGAATCGCTTATTTTCCTGGCCGGCTATCGTCAGGATAAATTTTCGATCGGTTATAGCTATGACCTCACGATTTCTACATTGGGCGCAGGTAGCGGCGGGGCACACGAGATTTCACTTTCCTACGTTTTCGCGCCGCTGGAATCCAAGCCGAAGCGCCCGAAAACCCGCAAGCGCCAGCTTTCATGTCCCAAATTCTGAAAGCTTCGAAAAAAATTAGTGGGAATTGAAATAGGGTAAACCCGGAAGGCAAAAGTCTTTTTTTAGTGGTTATTCACTATTTAAAGACATTATAAAGGACATGTCCAATTACCGAAACCTCAATTTCCTTTTCACATTGTTACTGCTTATGGTCGCGTTGAGCGCCGTGGCAGCGCCTCCCAAACGGGAATTTTACGAAATCAAAATCTACCACCTCAAAAATGCGGATCAGGAAGCACGTGTGGAAGCATTTCTGAGGGACGCATATGTTCCCGGTGCCCATCGGGCGGGGATCAAAAATGTTGGCGTTTTCAAGCCGGTCCCTACCGATACCATGGCTGGCAAGCTGATTTATGTGTTTACACCATTGAAATCCCTCGACCAGCTGCTGACTTTGCCCAAAACTCTGGAGAAGGACGAAGCTTATGCATCTGCCGGAAAGGATTACATCGATGCAAATTATAAAAACCCGCCTTACGCGCGTTTCGAGTCGATCATCCTGCAAGCATTCACGGATGCGCCCGTTCACATGAAGCCAAATCTGACCGGTCCGAAAAGCCAGCGCGTGTATGAATTGCGTAGCTACGAAGGCCATACCGAGAAAATCTACCGGAACAAGGTGAAGATGTTCAACGCGGGTGGCGAAGTTCCGCTTTTTAAACGTCTGGGTTTCAATGCAGTATTCTATGGCGAGGTGATTGCCGGCAGCCATATGCCGAACCTGATGTATATGACTACTTTCGAGGATAAGGCCTCGCGTGACGCGCACTGGAAATCGTTCAGCGACGATGCCGAATGGAATAAGCTGAAAGCAAATCCGGAGTATCAGAATAACGTTTCAAAAAACACCAGCTTCTTCTTGTATCCGACCGAATATTCGGATATATAGCATCCGAAACGGTTCGAGTCATTTTGAAATGATGGATCAGGCAGGTTCCGTTTCGGGCAGGCCGGTCCGTCATTTTTTTGTTTAAAACCCAATATTATGAAAGCCGCTATTTTAAAGAACCTTCATGAGCCGCTGGTGATTGAAGATGTCGAGAAGCCCGTTCCGGGACCAGGAGAGGTGCTCGTCCAGGTAAAAGCCGCGTCGCTGAACCACCGCGATGTGTGGATACAAAAAGGACTTTATCCCCGTATTACGACGCCGATTATCCCCGGCTCCGACGGTGCGGGCGTTGTAGCCGAAGCGGGCGATGGTGTCGCCAAAAGCTGGATCGGCAAGGAAGTAATCATCAATCCATCGCAAAACTGGGGCGATAATCCCGATTTTTACAGTGATGACCACAAGATTCTGGGCCTACCTGATAACGGAACGTTTGCAGCATATGTAAAGACGGAAGCGAAATACCTGGCCGAAAAGCCGGCGCATTTATCTTTTGAAGAGGCGGCCGCATTGCCGTTAGGCGGGCTTACCGCCTGGCGCTCGCTGATGACCCGTTGCCGGTTCAAAGAAGGCGATCGCGTACTCGTAACAGGCGCGGGTGGGGGTGTGGCGCTTTTTGCGATCCAGTTTGCCATCGCGGCAGGCGCGGAAGTGTGGGTAACCTCGGGCTCGGACCAAAAGATACAGCGCGCGGTTGAAATGGGTGCGAAAGGAGGGATTAATTACAGGAACCCGACCTGGTTCCGCGACCTGCTAGTGAAAGCGCGCGGACCCAAGACGGGGTATTTCAATGTAATTATCGATAGCGCGGGCGGCCCCGGTTTTGCGAAACTGATCGACATTGCTGCTCCTGGTGCACGCATTTGTTTTTATGGCGGAGGTACCGGCAACATCACAGATATCGTGCCTGCAAAAGTGTTCTTCAAACAACTTAATATCTATGGCAGCACCATGGGTACCGAGCAGGAATTCGCCGATATGGTAAAGTTTGTCGGAGAAAAACGGATCGTACCCGTAATCGATAAGGTATTCCCGCTGGAAGAAGCCGAGCAGGCGCTTCGCTATATGGATTCCGGCCAGCAATTCGGCAAGATTGTGCTTTCCGTATAACGTTATTTCCGAACGGATTCGATAGCAGCGCGGACGCTTCCGTGCTCGTCGAGCAATGATTGCGCTTCGTCCGGGGAGATATTCAGCTCATCGATGATCATACGCAACGCCCTGTTGACCAGTTTTTCATTGGTGAGCTGCATATCCACCATTTTATTTCCCTTCACTTTGCCCAGGCGGATCATTACCGAGGTCGAAATCATATTCAGCACCAGTTTTTGAGCTGTTCCTGACTTCATACGGGTGCTACCGGTCAGGAATTCGGGGCCAACCACTACTTCCACCGGAAATTCTGCCGCTTCCGCCACCGCGGAGCCATCGTTGCACACCACGCATCCGGTAAGCAAACCAGCCTTCCGGGCTTCGTTCAAGCCGCCGATTACATAAGGCGTGCGACCCGACGCCGCTATACCTATTAATGTATCATTCCCGTTCGGTTTGTAAACAGCGAGATCTTTCCATGCCTGATTCCAGTCGTCCTCCGCATTTTCGACGGCTTTGCGAATGGCCGTGTCGCCACCTGCGATGATCCCGACCACGAGATCGAACGGTACGCCGAATGTCGGCGGGCATTCGGAAGCATCCACTACCCCCAGTCGTCCGCTGGTGCCCGCACCGATATAGAAGAGCCGGCCACCTTTTTGCATCCTGGGAACGATCTGCTCTACCAGAGCTTCGATCTGCGGAATCGACTTCTGGACGGCGTGAGGCACGGTCTGATCCTCGCGGTTAATGGAGGTCAGGATCTCGTGCACACTCATTTTTTCAAGATCCTGGTAGTTGGAAGACGATTCGGTTGTCAGCATTGTGGTTCGCGTTTTTTTGGTTTCAAAATTAAATCTTTTCCAATAATGATCCACCCCGGCAGGAAATTTGGTATTTATCGTAGATTAACAACAAAAAATCCTTAGAATGTTTGGAAAATAAAAAGATTGGCTCCTAATTTGTAGCACTAAGTCAAAAGCAGCGAAATTTCGCTGGACTTTAATGTTACGCTGATGAAACTGATTCTAATCGTCCCGGTCCTAATTATCGTCACGCCACAGGCGTGAGTGGGATGATAGCACATAACTGGCACCTCACTCACCCACCGAGTGGGGTGTTTTTATTTTAAATACAATCATTCACTAATGGCGACAGAATTAAACAAATTTTCGAAGACCCTTACCCAGGAAGTGACCAATCCCGCCGCACAAGCAATGCTTTACGGAATTGGTTTGAAAGAAGAAGACTTTGTTAAACCCCAAATCGGGATTGCGAGCACAGGCTATGAAGGCAACCCGTGCAATATGCACTTGAACGGCCTGTCGGTGTATGTGAAACAAGGAGTGAACGCCAACGACATGGTCGGCCTG harbors:
- a CDS encoding NIPSNAP family protein gives rise to the protein MSNYRNLNFLFTLLLLMVALSAVAAPPKREFYEIKIYHLKNADQEARVEAFLRDAYVPGAHRAGIKNVGVFKPVPTDTMAGKLIYVFTPLKSLDQLLTLPKTLEKDEAYASAGKDYIDANYKNPPYARFESIILQAFTDAPVHMKPNLTGPKSQRVYELRSYEGHTEKIYRNKVKMFNAGGEVPLFKRLGFNAVFYGEVIAGSHMPNLMYMTTFEDKASRDAHWKSFSDDAEWNKLKANPEYQNNVSKNTSFFLYPTEYSDI
- the murQ gene encoding N-acetylmuramic acid 6-phosphate etherase, coding for MLTTESSSNYQDLEKMSVHEILTSINREDQTVPHAVQKSIPQIEALVEQIVPRMQKGGRLFYIGAGTSGRLGVVDASECPPTFGVPFDLVVGIIAGGDTAIRKAVENAEDDWNQAWKDLAVYKPNGNDTLIGIAASGRTPYVIGGLNEARKAGLLTGCVVCNDGSAVAEAAEFPVEVVVGPEFLTGSTRMKSGTAQKLVLNMISTSVMIRLGKVKGNKMVDMQLTNEKLVNRALRMIIDELNISPDEAQSLLDEHGSVRAAIESVRK
- a CDS encoding type IX secretion system membrane protein PorP/SprF; translation: MIKRLLPLFLLTLLCLKGWSQDPQFSQFYANPLYLNPALAGGALAPRATINYRNQWPSLSANFVTTSIGADVFLPNFNSGVGVLVTMDSQGLGNLKSTEAALQYSYQIQFNELTSLRLGIQGGIASRTLDYFGLTFGDQYNNGGLTGQPSEDPFAKGGPNVFYADFGAGAMLYSDWYWAGISAHHLNRPNQAFSSLTEARLPVKASLQAGLRIPFAGYTFLGDEIDKEKTISPAIMYKKQGKYDQFDAGMYVTVEPLVLGLWYRGIPFKKYEQNINNHESLIFLAGYRQDKFSIGYSYDLTISTLGAGSGGAHEISLSYVFAPLESKPKRPKTRKRQLSCPKF
- a CDS encoding zinc-binding dehydrogenase; translation: MKAAILKNLHEPLVIEDVEKPVPGPGEVLVQVKAASLNHRDVWIQKGLYPRITTPIIPGSDGAGVVAEAGDGVAKSWIGKEVIINPSQNWGDNPDFYSDDHKILGLPDNGTFAAYVKTEAKYLAEKPAHLSFEEAAALPLGGLTAWRSLMTRCRFKEGDRVLVTGAGGGVALFAIQFAIAAGAEVWVTSGSDQKIQRAVEMGAKGGINYRNPTWFRDLLVKARGPKTGYFNVIIDSAGGPGFAKLIDIAAPGARICFYGGGTGNITDIVPAKVFFKQLNIYGSTMGTEQEFADMVKFVGEKRIVPVIDKVFPLEEAEQALRYMDSGQQFGKIVLSV